One segment of Asterias rubens chromosome 2, eAstRub1.3, whole genome shotgun sequence DNA contains the following:
- the LOC117306944 gene encoding mucin-5AC-like → MESREKCQHIEPEVGLLLDLDSPVIQKPSSDTSLPPANGKPNEELANQPQGDCDVSGSDPPRAEMIAGEKRSSKSSTEKSSLGSASLESPNWPDFTDEHLIDSEQFDFDLPVSPVQRSKAVDVDDEDEVFFGPVGFTESCVAKKTQLNSQSPIDDNKPMSPLNVEQYLELFLEANKVAMELTKRDERSGSSVADETEKDKEASDAETQRSDPGTKSVIQEDAHDKVGQLPQKPAAKDFKLLVKKEIRSPRRGTYVVAVTPAGTPPPQHLPSADECVSKLAQDKPKVMQFNAAGSKESQIKKESKLPVRGLRKLSKLPMTAGLKKATIPQPSTVTSTDKLLRKKIYSPPKRKRLNSCESEDISEGGSSVKSETFEAPIPHLGIPKGKRPILGNLNLKDKSGVGSSGQPVSGSTDAKATATNVPKAPVTKPSLLQQGSLNRRVVQANRSLKLVKPGQHGSMVLAKKPQPVKAVAKGAKVASTEETPKKTVTAASTTKQMTRLQPQTPSTPIHQAKKSLPKRILSSEMSAGKPTPRSLSASSVPTPHAKIPPSTPSRSDSKAIPASAGSARRRSGLPTPSRLRTFASTSRSSTSSVISNPSPIKFRLSRTSTTSSSPSTTPHPPKPSHASTEGAIQLELDSSPVYIKETQQVSVRPALETKTNSLGVDKSSPGIGLLVDFSHESPAEKLPKAVVRQANTRIDKENLIDLL, encoded by the exons ATGGAATCTAGAGAAAAATGTCAACATATCG AGCCCGAGGTTGGCCTGTTATTAGATCTAGATTCACCTGTCATCCAGAAGCCGAGCAGTGACACCTCGTTACCACCAGCCAATGGAAAGCCAAATGAAGAGTTAGCCAACCAGCCACAAGGGGATTGTGATGTCTCTGGTTCAGATCCTCCTAGGGCAGAGATGATCGCTGGCGAGAAGAGATCTTCAAAAAGCTCGACAGAAAAGAGTAGTCTGGGGTCTGCAAGTCTTGAATCGCCTAATTGGCCGGATTTTACAG ATGAGCACCTGATTGACAGTGAACAGTTTGATTTTGACCTTCCAGTTTCACCAGTCCAACG CTCAAAAGCTGTAGATgttgatgatgaagatgaagtCTTCTTCGGTCCGGTTGGATTCACAGAGAGCTGTGTTGCTAAGAAGACTCAGCTAAACAGCCAGTCACCTATCGATGACAATAAACCAATGAGTCCCCTCAATGTGGAACAATATTTAGAGCTCTTCCTTGAGGCAAATAAAGTCGCGATGGAGTTGACCAAGAGAGACGAGAGAAGTGGTTCGTCGGTCGCTGACGAGacggaaaaagacaaagaagcCTCGGATGCTGAGACGCAAAGGTCTGATCCAGGTACAAAATCCGTTATCCAGGAAGACGCTCATGACAAGGTGGGGCAGCTTCCGCAAAAACCAGCTGCAAAGGACTTTAAACTATTGGTGAAGAAAGAGATAAGGAGCCCACGCCGTGGGACCTACGTAGTGGCCGTTACCCCAGCGGGTACCCCACCTCCACAGCATTTACCGTCGGCTGATGAGTGCGTCTCTAAACTGGCCCAAGATAAACCCAAAGTAATGCAGTTCAACGCAGCAGGGAGCAAGGAGAGTCAGATAAAGAAAGAATCAAAGCTGCCTGTACGAGGATTAAGGAAATTATCCAAGTTGCCGATGACTGCTGGCTTGAAGAAGGCAACAATTCCACAG CCCTCGACCGTTACCAGCACGGACAAACTTTTGCGGAAGAAAATATACAGCCCTCCCAAGCGTAAACGTCTGAATAGCTGTGAATCTGAAGACATCTCGGAGGGAGGTAGCAGTGTGAAGTCTGAAACCTTTGAGGCACCTATCCCCCATCTGGGCATACCTAAAGGAAAGCGCCCTATATTGGGCAATCTCAATCTTAAG GACAAAAGTGGAGTTGGATCATCAGGACAACCTGTCAGTGGGTCCACTGATGCCAAAGCAACAG CAACCAACGTCCCCAAAGCTCCAGTAACAAAGCCCAGTCTACTCCAGCAAGGTTCTCTCAATCGCAGGGTGGTGCAAGCCAATCGATCATTGAAACTCGTCAAGCCCGGTCAACATGGCTCAATGGTGCTAGCCAAGAAGCCACAGCCAGTCAAAGCTGTAGCCAAAGGGGCCAAGGTTGCAAGCACTGAAGAAACACCAAAGAAAACAGTCACTGCAG CCAGCACAACCAAGCAGATGACTCGCCTTCAGCCTCAAACACCAAGCACCCCGATCCATCAAGCCAAGAAATCTCTCCCAAAGAGGATTTTGTCAAGTGAGATGTCTGCAGGCAAACCAACACCTAG ATCATTAAGTGCATCATCAGTTCCAACCCCTCACGCCAAGATACCGCCCTCCACCCCGTCTCGCTCGGACTCCAAAGCAATTCCAGCTAGTGCTGGATCAGCGAGACGACGTTCAGGTCTTCCTACGCCATCTCGGCTGAGAACTTTTGCGTCTACATCGAGGAGTTCAACGAGTAGTGTGATATCCAATCCAAG CCCGATAAAGTTTCGCCTTTCAAGAACCTCAACGACATCATCCAGTCCCTCTACCACCCCTCACCCCCCGAAGCCCTCTCatgcatcaacagagggcgctattcaactAGAATTAGACTCCTCGCCAGTGTACATCAAAGAGACTCAACAAGTCAGTGTCAGGCCGGCGCTTGAGACAAAGACTAACTCCCTGGGGGTTGACAAGAGTTCACCAGGGATTGGCttg TTAGTTGACTTCAGTCATGAATCACCAGCAGAAAAG CTTCCCAAAGCCGTGGTCCGTCAGGCAAACACGAGAATCGACAAGGAAAATCTGATTGATCTGCTGTAG